A genome region from Frankineae bacterium MT45 includes the following:
- a CDS encoding serine/threonine protein kinase gives MQKAAADSAAADPIVGRVLEGRYRIIARIARGGMSTVYTALDERLDRRVAVKVMSGALSADPAFADRFAREARAAARLSHLNVVAVYDQGSDADHVFLVMELVSGRTLRDLITERGRLSEAEAVSIMEPVLGALAAAHRAGLVHRDVKPENILLSDDGVVKVADFGLARAVDTDPSSTRTGLMMGTVAYCAPEQISRGEADQRSDVYAAGVVLFELLTGAVPYVGENAMSVAYQHVHSRVPAASSRVRGIDEAFDDLIIRATDSDPSFRPADAGVMLAELHDIRDELRLPVTAVPPRPRPARRPSSAYEVAGANGLDSVATTEFIALNGAAGPNPTTVAPLEQFLDPGDRSRRDRGAPDRSIDGARSKPPLSRAAQVKRRRRRRTFIAFFVLALLGAAAGFGAWWMVAGRYTQIPNVHGEPFDTATAALHQAGFNNIVEKTAFDETVPKNLVISTSPTAGDRLLGSKPVTVVVSSGQERFKIPDVHAGNEAAARAALAKVVTSDGSPALQVVVTQQASDTVAKGQVIGTNPPAGTAVKRNDAVTVIVSSGPPVVTIPNVAGKSQSDATNALKAAGFKVTTASAYSDTVASGLVISQSPAANQQAVKFSTVTLTVSQGPQYVDIPSVGGQRVEAASQSLTNAGFNVKIKKVYGGHLGLVVGMDVDQSDQNPNNSNQAQVGSTITLDVA, from the coding sequence GTGCAGAAGGCCGCAGCAGACTCCGCCGCAGCCGATCCGATAGTCGGTCGCGTACTGGAGGGTCGCTACCGGATCATCGCCCGGATCGCCCGGGGCGGTATGTCAACGGTATACACCGCGCTCGATGAGCGTCTGGACCGGCGCGTCGCCGTCAAGGTGATGTCGGGGGCGCTCTCGGCCGACCCGGCCTTCGCCGATCGCTTCGCCCGGGAGGCCCGCGCGGCGGCGAGGCTCTCCCATCTGAACGTCGTCGCCGTCTACGACCAGGGCAGCGACGCCGACCACGTCTTCCTCGTCATGGAGCTCGTCTCGGGCCGCACCCTGCGCGATCTCATCACCGAACGGGGCCGGCTCAGCGAAGCAGAAGCCGTCTCGATCATGGAGCCGGTGTTGGGGGCCCTGGCCGCAGCCCACCGAGCCGGTCTGGTGCATCGCGACGTCAAGCCTGAGAACATCCTGCTCTCCGACGACGGCGTGGTGAAGGTCGCCGACTTCGGCCTGGCCCGGGCCGTCGACACCGACCCCTCCTCGACCCGGACCGGGCTGATGATGGGCACCGTCGCCTACTGCGCTCCGGAGCAGATCTCGCGGGGTGAGGCCGACCAGCGCTCGGACGTCTACGCGGCCGGCGTCGTGCTCTTCGAACTGCTCACCGGAGCCGTGCCCTACGTCGGCGAGAACGCGATGTCGGTCGCCTACCAGCACGTGCACAGCCGGGTGCCGGCCGCCTCGTCCCGAGTCCGGGGCATCGACGAGGCCTTCGACGATCTCATCATCCGGGCCACCGACAGCGACCCGTCCTTCCGTCCCGCCGACGCCGGCGTCATGCTGGCCGAACTGCACGACATCCGGGACGAGTTGCGACTGCCGGTGACGGCGGTACCGCCCCGCCCGCGCCCGGCTCGACGTCCGTCGTCGGCGTACGAGGTGGCCGGCGCGAACGGCCTCGATTCGGTCGCCACCACCGAGTTCATCGCGCTCAACGGCGCGGCCGGACCGAACCCCACCACCGTCGCCCCACTCGAGCAGTTCCTCGACCCGGGCGACCGGAGTCGACGCGATCGCGGCGCTCCGGACCGGTCTATCGACGGCGCCCGGAGCAAGCCGCCGCTCAGCCGCGCCGCGCAGGTGAAGCGTCGGCGACGTCGGCGCACGTTCATCGCATTCTTCGTCCTTGCCCTACTCGGCGCCGCCGCCGGCTTCGGCGCCTGGTGGATGGTCGCCGGGCGCTACACGCAGATTCCCAACGTCCACGGCGAACCCTTCGACACCGCGACCGCCGCCCTGCATCAGGCCGGCTTCAACAACATCGTTGAGAAGACGGCGTTCGACGAGACCGTTCCGAAGAACCTGGTCATCTCTACCTCACCCACGGCCGGTGACCGGCTGCTCGGGTCCAAGCCGGTCACTGTGGTTGTCTCCTCCGGGCAGGAGCGCTTCAAGATCCCGGACGTGCACGCCGGAAATGAGGCGGCGGCCCGTGCCGCCCTGGCGAAGGTGGTGACCAGCGACGGTTCGCCGGCGCTTCAGGTCGTCGTGACCCAACAGGCCAGCGACACCGTGGCCAAGGGTCAGGTGATCGGCACCAATCCACCGGCCGGCACTGCGGTGAAACGCAACGACGCCGTGACGGTGATCGTCTCCAGCGGTCCGCCGGTCGTCACGATTCCCAACGTCGCCGGCAAGTCCCAGAGCGATGCCACGAACGCGCTGAAGGCGGCCGGCTTCAAGGTGACCACCGCAAGCGCCTACAGCGACACGGTGGCCAGTGGCCTGGTCATATCGCAGAGTCCAGCCGCGAACCAGCAGGCGGTCAAGTTCAGCACCGTCACACTCACCGTCTCTCAGGGCCCGCAGTACGTCGACATCCCATCGGTCGGTGGGCAGCGGGTCGAAGCGGCGAGCCAGTCGCTCACCAACGCCGGCTTCAATGTGAAGATCAAGAAGGTCTACGGTGGCCACCTCGGCCTCGTCGTCGGCATGGACGTGGACCAGAGCGATCAGAACCCCAACAACTCCAACCAGGCTCAGGTCGGCAGCACCATCACGCTGGACGTCGCTTGA
- a CDS encoding lycopene cyclase domain-containing protein — protein sequence MSHWLYLALLAACLIATAPLEIWLHTGVFRRWRRLLATLLPVLLIFGGWDVVAIIGGDWSYNAHFLVGLTLPRGLPLEELLFFLVTPTCAILTLEAVRARRPEWRIGDEPVDRDEQSDEESR from the coding sequence ATGTCGCACTGGCTCTACCTCGCGCTGTTGGCGGCCTGCCTGATTGCGACGGCCCCACTGGAGATATGGCTGCATACGGGGGTGTTCCGCCGCTGGCGCCGATTGCTGGCCACGCTGCTGCCGGTGCTCCTCATCTTCGGCGGGTGGGACGTGGTCGCGATCATCGGCGGCGATTGGAGCTACAACGCGCACTTCCTGGTCGGTCTGACGTTGCCCCGCGGGTTGCCGCTTGAGGAGTTGCTCTTCTTCCTAGTCACGCCCACCTGCGCGATCCTGACGCTGGAGGCCGTCCGCGCCCGGCGCCCTGAGTGGCGAATCGGTGACGAGCCCGTCGATCGGGACGAGCAATCAGATGAGGAGTCCCGATGA
- a CDS encoding lycopene cyclase domain-containing protein, with protein MTYTAVAVLMVAAAVGLDCLILKTILIRRRAFWTSYGIVLIFQLAVNAFLTGLPVVRYNPNEILGLRIAYAPVEDLLFGFAMILTTLAIWVWLGAERAPRRARRPGPDGAGRRRPGT; from the coding sequence ATGACCTACACGGCGGTTGCCGTGCTGATGGTGGCGGCCGCCGTCGGGCTGGATTGCCTGATTCTTAAGACGATTCTCATCCGTCGACGGGCGTTCTGGACCAGCTATGGGATCGTGCTGATCTTCCAGTTGGCCGTGAATGCATTCCTGACCGGCCTGCCGGTGGTGCGGTACAACCCCAACGAGATCCTGGGCCTGCGGATCGCCTACGCGCCGGTCGAGGATCTGCTCTTCGGGTTCGCGATGATCCTTACAACTCTTGCCATCTGGGTCTGGCTCGGCGCAGAGCGTGCGCCGCGGCGGGCACGGCGACCCGGGCCCGACGGGGCAGGCCGACGGCGACCCGGGACGTGA
- a CDS encoding phytoene synthase, with the protein MFGRDLDAAGIGVPIERSGFDQARRLNAAHGRTFYLATLLLPAAKRPYVHALYGFARYADDIVDELPPQIAAPRFERWSSTVLRELEWGDSSDPLIRALIATVARWRIPVSYFADFLESMRTDLTVTQYATYDELVDYMWGSAAVIGLQMLPILGRADAQQRWDEIEPYAIDLGMAFQLTNFIRDVGDDLDRGRIYLPQESLQLFGVDTERLRRRTVDEPIRNLLAHEIARARTLYLRAEPGIGLLHPSSQDCLRTAFTLYSEILDQIERVDYDVFTSRVAVGLPRRARVAVPAAAHALRRARPRWQEL; encoded by the coding sequence ATGTTCGGCCGCGACCTCGACGCTGCTGGGATCGGTGTGCCCATCGAGCGGAGTGGCTTCGATCAGGCTCGCCGACTGAACGCCGCCCACGGCCGGACGTTCTACCTGGCCACGCTGCTCCTGCCGGCGGCGAAGCGTCCCTACGTGCATGCCCTTTATGGCTTTGCGCGCTACGCCGACGACATCGTCGACGAGTTGCCGCCGCAGATCGCCGCGCCGCGATTCGAGCGCTGGAGTTCGACCGTGCTCCGCGAGCTGGAGTGGGGTGACTCAAGCGATCCGCTCATCCGGGCGCTGATCGCTACGGTTGCCCGCTGGCGGATTCCGGTCAGCTACTTCGCCGACTTTCTCGAGTCGATGCGGACAGATCTGACGGTCACGCAGTACGCCACCTACGACGAGTTGGTCGACTACATGTGGGGGTCGGCGGCCGTCATCGGCCTGCAGATGCTGCCCATTCTCGGACGGGCCGATGCGCAGCAGCGCTGGGACGAGATCGAACCGTACGCGATCGACCTCGGGATGGCCTTTCAGCTCACCAACTTCATCCGTGACGTCGGCGACGATCTCGACCGCGGGCGGATCTACCTGCCCCAGGAGAGCCTGCAGCTCTTCGGCGTCGACACCGAGCGGCTACGTCGACGGACGGTCGACGAGCCGATCCGCAACCTGCTGGCTCACGAGATCGCCCGGGCCCGGACGCTCTACCTGCGGGCAGAACCCGGGATCGGACTGCTGCACCCGAGTTCGCAGGATTGTCTGCGCACCGCGTTCACGCTGTACTCCGAGATTCTCGACCAGATCGAGCGGGTCGACTATGACGTCTTCACGTCCCGGGTCGCCGTCGGCCTGCCCCGTCGGGCCCGGGTCGCCGTGCCCGCCGCGGCGCACGCTCTGCGCCGAGCCAGACCCAGATGGCAAGAGTTGTAA
- a CDS encoding phytoene desaturase, translated as MSAPVVIVGAGLGGLSAALHLAGAGREVTVLERADGPGGRAGVLHHSGYTFDTGPSVLTMPELISDAFAAVGENLSDWLTLTRLDPAYRARFHDGSTIDVLSDPQRMADLIGDLCSATDATGYLRYVDFLRRLYRIELPNFIDRDVSTLRSLVNPGMFELLRLGGMGRLAPKVGRFMRDERLQRLFTFQALYAGVAPAQALALYAVISFMDSVNGVYAPTGGMHALPYAMAAAAAKHGVTLRYDTEVERIETHSGRASAVHTSGGERIAASTVLINADLPQAYQSLLTTTPPRRLARVRYSPSCVVLHVGTRTPPPPDTTHHVISFGAAWERTFDEIINRGQLMSDPSILVSTPSLSDPSLAPPGRHTHFVLFPTPNLQQAAPLRWDELSASYREQMIQTLEERGFTGFGSGIEVSHLVTPADWQRQGLAYGTPFAAAHTFAQTGPFRSQMQAPGLENVLFCGSNTQPGVGVPMVLISGKLAAARIIDGGVLRR; from the coding sequence ATGAGCGCCCCTGTCGTGATCGTCGGCGCCGGGTTGGGCGGCCTCTCCGCGGCCCTGCATCTCGCCGGAGCCGGCCGCGAGGTCACCGTCCTGGAGCGGGCGGACGGCCCGGGCGGGCGGGCCGGCGTGCTCCACCACTCCGGATACACCTTCGACACCGGCCCATCTGTGCTGACCATGCCGGAACTCATCTCCGACGCCTTCGCCGCCGTCGGTGAGAACCTCTCCGACTGGCTGACGCTGACCCGACTCGATCCCGCGTACCGGGCGCGCTTCCATGACGGGTCGACCATCGACGTCCTCAGCGATCCCCAGCGGATGGCCGATCTGATCGGCGATCTCTGTTCGGCCACCGACGCCACGGGCTACCTGCGCTACGTCGACTTCCTGCGGCGGCTGTACCGGATCGAACTCCCCAACTTCATCGATCGTGACGTCAGCACCCTGCGTTCACTCGTCAATCCCGGGATGTTCGAGCTACTGCGGCTCGGCGGAATGGGGCGTCTGGCGCCCAAGGTCGGGCGATTCATGCGCGACGAGCGCCTGCAGCGCCTCTTCACCTTCCAGGCCCTCTACGCCGGTGTTGCCCCCGCTCAGGCGCTGGCGCTCTATGCGGTGATCAGCTTCATGGACAGCGTCAACGGCGTCTACGCCCCGACCGGGGGAATGCACGCCCTCCCGTATGCCATGGCTGCCGCCGCGGCCAAACATGGCGTGACGCTGCGCTACGACACCGAGGTGGAGCGAATCGAGACGCACAGCGGGCGGGCCAGCGCGGTGCACACCAGCGGTGGTGAGCGGATCGCCGCCTCGACCGTGCTCATCAACGCCGACCTGCCGCAGGCGTACCAGAGCCTGCTCACCACGACTCCACCCCGGCGACTGGCCCGGGTCCGCTACTCCCCCTCCTGCGTCGTTCTGCACGTCGGAACTCGGACGCCTCCACCGCCGGACACCACCCACCACGTGATCAGCTTCGGCGCGGCCTGGGAGCGCACCTTCGACGAGATCATCAACCGCGGCCAGCTGATGAGCGACCCGTCGATACTCGTCAGCACGCCGTCGCTGAGCGACCCGTCGCTGGCCCCGCCCGGACGACACACCCACTTCGTGCTCTTTCCCACCCCCAATCTGCAGCAGGCCGCACCGCTGCGGTGGGACGAGTTGTCGGCGAGCTACCGCGAGCAGATGATCCAGACGCTTGAGGAGCGCGGGTTCACCGGTTTCGGATCCGGGATCGAAGTCTCGCACCTGGTGACGCCGGCTGACTGGCAGCGTCAGGGGCTGGCCTACGGCACACCGTTCGCGGCCGCGCACACCTTCGCCCAGACTGGACCGTTCCGCTCCCAAATGCAGGCGCCGGGCCTGGAGAACGTCCTCTTCTGCGGCTCCAACACGCAGCCGGGGGTGGGGGTTCCGATGGTGCTCATCTCCGGGAAACTGGCCGCGGCGCGAATCATCGACGGCGGCGTTCTGCGACGATAG
- a CDS encoding 5,10-methylenetetrahydrofolate reductase (NAD(P)): MVRTVREALSTSEPTISFEFFPPKTAEDERVLWNTIRTLESLKPSFVSVTYGAGGSNRDRTIEITERIASDTTLLPVAHLTAVDHSIAELREIVGRFADAGISNLLALRGDPPGADPMAEWSAHPEGLSYGHELVTLLRELGDFCVGVAAFPFKHPRSSSVEEDTRRFVEKCQAGADYAITQMFFDVDDYLRLRDRVLAAGSDIPIIAGVMPVTAIGTIARSEQLSGAPFPRALAEKFERIADDKKAVRDLGIAETSTMVQRLLDEGVPGIHFITFNRSTATREVWSNLGLAVPAS, from the coding sequence ATGGTTCGCACAGTACGAGAGGCGCTCAGCACTTCGGAGCCGACGATCTCCTTTGAATTCTTTCCACCGAAGACGGCCGAAGACGAGCGCGTGCTGTGGAACACGATTCGCACCCTGGAGAGTCTCAAGCCGTCCTTCGTCTCGGTGACCTACGGCGCCGGCGGCTCCAACCGCGATCGCACGATCGAGATAACCGAGCGGATCGCCAGCGACACGACGCTGCTCCCGGTCGCGCATCTCACCGCGGTGGACCACTCGATCGCCGAACTCCGCGAGATCGTCGGGCGCTTCGCCGACGCTGGAATATCGAACCTCCTCGCGCTGCGCGGTGACCCGCCAGGCGCCGATCCGATGGCGGAGTGGAGTGCGCACCCGGAGGGTCTGAGCTACGGACATGAGTTGGTGACGCTGCTGCGTGAACTCGGCGACTTCTGCGTCGGGGTGGCCGCATTCCCCTTCAAACACCCGAGATCGTCCTCGGTCGAGGAGGACACCCGCCGCTTCGTCGAGAAGTGCCAGGCCGGGGCCGACTACGCGATCACGCAGATGTTCTTCGACGTCGACGACTACCTGAGACTGCGGGATCGGGTGCTGGCCGCCGGCAGTGACATCCCGATCATCGCCGGGGTGATGCCGGTGACCGCGATCGGCACCATTGCCCGCTCCGAGCAGCTCTCCGGCGCGCCGTTCCCACGAGCCCTCGCTGAGAAGTTCGAGCGCATCGCCGATGACAAGAAGGCGGTACGTGACCTTGGCATTGCCGAGACGTCGACGATGGTGCAGCGACTGCTCGATGAGGGCGTGCCGGGGATCCATTTCATCACCTTCAACCGCTCGACGGCCACCCGCGAGGTCTGGAGCAATCTGGGCCTCGCGGTGCCGGCCAGCTAG
- a CDS encoding Acetyltransferase (GNAT) family protein has protein sequence MLAYPVGMAEPSSAAPASSPRAARIVTWTPEQFAANVYELMVIYARAMGYPPSAAGYRADTARRHIANAGFDVRVALDPNGRPLGFGYGYTTRPGQWWHDLVHRAVRADLRAEWMVDAFELSEMHVVPEAQGLGIGRELLLDLCRTLPQRSILLSTPDANTRAFRLYRSVGFVDLARSYLFPGDARPFAVLGARLPLLADS, from the coding sequence GTGCTGGCCTATCCTGTCGGGATGGCCGAGCCTTCGAGCGCAGCACCGGCGAGTTCGCCGCGCGCCGCCCGAATCGTCACCTGGACCCCTGAGCAGTTCGCCGCGAATGTCTATGAGCTGATGGTCATCTACGCCCGCGCCATGGGCTATCCACCCTCGGCCGCCGGCTACCGGGCCGACACCGCACGCCGGCACATCGCTAACGCCGGATTCGACGTTCGCGTGGCGCTTGACCCGAACGGCCGGCCGCTGGGCTTCGGCTACGGCTACACCACCCGTCCGGGGCAGTGGTGGCACGACCTGGTGCACCGTGCGGTGCGCGCCGACCTTCGGGCGGAGTGGATGGTCGACGCCTTCGAGCTGTCGGAGATGCACGTCGTTCCGGAGGCCCAGGGGCTTGGAATCGGCCGTGAATTACTGCTCGATCTCTGCCGGACGCTGCCGCAGCGCTCGATCCTGCTCTCGACACCGGACGCGAACACCCGCGCATTTCGCCTGTACCGGTCGGTCGGGTTCGTCGACCTGGCCCGTAGCTACCTATTCCCGGGCGACGCCCGCCCGTTCGCCGTCTTGGGCGCCCGGCTGCCGCTGCTCGCCGACAGCTGA